A segment of the Cohnella algarum genome:
CGTAGACGAGGCCGATCAGCAGCAGGCCGGCGAAAATCGCCATCTCGACCAACGCAAAAAGACCGAGCTTCTTATACGCTACGGCCCACGGGTACAGGAAGACGGTCTCCACATCGAATATGACAAACATCAAAGCGTACAAATAATACCGGACGTTGAAGCGAATCTGGCTTTCGCCCACGGGATCGTTCCCGCTCTCGTAGGCGATTTCCTTTTCCGTCGTCGGCTTGGCGGGGCGCAGCCTTTTGCCGAGCTGCAGCACGACGATCGGAAACGCGATTCCAACAATCAGGAAGACGGCAACTATGACGTACTGATTGGCGTAATGCTCCACATCATCGCCTCCGTACGGCGGGACGGAACGTTCCCGAGCCCCCGGCCTAATCGTTTCCTTTTGCAATTATAGCAAAGGCTTCCAGCGGCGTCCACGGTAAAAGCGTTTTCATTTGTCGACAACAACCGCGCTCCTGTTCGATGAAAATATAGTGTTAGACGCCCATGCCGCTAACGCGGCACCATCATGCTATAATGATTACATGAATAAGAGCGAACTGAACGAAGAAGAAATTCAATTATGGTATAAGTGGAAAGGCTCCTTTCACAGCATCTTCGGTCGCGTAATCAAAGAGATGTCCGATCGCACCGGACTATCAGAGGGCGATTATGGAGTCCTGGACCGGTTAGACCTTCTGGGGGACGGCAGCCTACGCCAACAGGAACTCGCGGAATCTATGGACTGGGATAAGAGCCGATTGTCTCATCATCTAACGCGGATGGAGAAACGCAGGCTGGTGATGCGGAAGCCATTAGACACCGATCGCGGTGTTCAGGTCATCATTACTCCCACTGGCAAATCAGCCTTAAATGATGCACGTCCCATCGTCTCCATGGCCATACGCAAACATTTTCTGGATCAATTAACCGATCAAGACGTGGAGTCGATTACGAAGCTGGCGGAAAGAACAAAAAAAGGGTCTTCAGCATCTTATACTGACCCGACGCCATGACTGTGTATTTTTAAGCAGATATTGAACGTGAATTAATCCGGCCCCTTCCACCAAAACGATGGAGGGGGATTTTGCTTTTCAATAGCAAAATCCCCTCTAGGTACCGCAACATTCTCTGACTTTAAAAGCAAGCAGTTGCTATTGAAATTTTATAATACACATGCTTCAAGTTCCGTGAGGATTTTGTCCGAACGTTATGCTTTCCGGCGAAAAAAACGGACCGCCCCGGCGAGTTTCGGCGATTCGAAACGCGCTTGGGCGGCCATTGCTGTTGCATCCGGTCAGATAGCCTTCTAGGACGTCGTCCCTCCGATAAACGCGAGCGTTATCGGATACATGTACTGATTGCCTGCCGAATCCGTCAAAACCAGATGGTACAGAAGTTGATTGCCTTCCGCCGATTCGGCCGCGTTGAAGGAGATCGGAATCGATACCTGGAGCGTTTGCGGATCGGGCATTCCTTGCCAGATGACGGTGTTCCCGGTCCCGTCGTACAGTTCGGCCGTCGAACCGGAAGCAAGCTGGAACGAAACCTCGGCGTCGGTGATGCCGGCTTGAGGATACGCCATCCATACTTGGCCCCATTCATTCGTTGTGCTCAAACTCGCCTCCGCCGCCTGATCGACCCCATATTTTATCGACAAGCCAGGGATCGTTACGTTTTCCTTCCAGGTTCCGTCGCGCCACAGATGCAAATAGTAAACCGCTTCCCGTCCGGTTCCGTCCGCAATTCGGAATTCGTACACATTGTCGCCCTCGACCAGGCCTGCGAAATTGAATGCGTCCATCGGCGTGCCGTCGATCGTATAGCTGTAGTTTTCCTGGCCGCCCGAGTTGACGACCATTCTCACGGTCTCCGTCCCCTCGTTCCAGTTGTTCCAATACGTATTCCCGAAACGATACGGATACGTCCCGGTAAAGCTGCCCTCGTCCCCGTACCTGAGCATCAACCCTACCTCGGGGAGGAAAGGAGCTCGCTGTAGCGTGATTTCATGCGACAACAAGCGACCGTTCGCTTGCACCGCCGCGAAAGCGGTCGTGAAGTCGGAAACGAGCGGAACGCGATACGCCCCCGATCCCGCTGCCGGTTCCGCCTGCACAAGGTCGCCGTTCTCGTCGTAATACAGCACGCCGGCAATCGTTCCTTCGCCTTCGGCTACCGGGGCGATATCCGCGTACGCCGCTCCCTGGACGAAAGCGTTCCAGTCCAACGCTCCGGCTTCCGACCGAACGAATTGAATCGGACTGCCGGTTTCGTCGGCGCCGTCGATGGCCGCAAGGCCCAGGCCTTCCGGTTGCGAAGCCCCCGCCCAAACCTGCAGCTCGTACGTATTCGCCAACGTTCCGTCCACCGGATGGTACAATTTGAACTCGATCGTGTTCCAGCCTTCCGCAAGATCGGCGAAATACGGTCCGTCCGGATAAATCTGTATCCCGTTCACGTACACTCCCAAATCCCCGCTAGTCGGGTATGCCCCGATGAGAAGCCTTTCTTCGGGATTCGCTACGACTGCCGAGAAAGTATTGGCGCCGGTCGGATTGACGTCCACGGGAGTCATTTGATCGTCATCCAGGTAAACGGAAAATTCGCTCAGCTCCGGATAGCCGGCGTATACGGTTAAGCCGAGATAAACCGATTTCAGCACCCCGCCGCTTCCGTCCGCAATATCGTAATTGACGTCAAACTGGGTAGCCTCGCCTTCCCGGATCCACTGGGACAGGTCGACCGGGATGCCGGAAGCGATCGAAATCGTCTGGTCCGATACGACGATCTCGGCGTTCGCCACATTTTCGTCGAATTCGAACGTCATCGTGAAAACATCCGGAATCGACTCGATCTTCATCCCGTAATAACGTTCTTCGAACGTTTCACCCGGATAGGCATCTTCCAGCGTCCAAAACGCTTCTTCGCCGTCGATCTCGGTCGACCAGTTCACAAGCCCTTGCAGCGGTCCGGCCTCCCGCTCGATTGCCACGGCATGGGCCAAAACCCGGTCGCCCGTTTTCAACAATACGACCGCAAACGCCGACTCTTCCGTAAACGGGATGCGATATTTGCCGTTTTGCAGAGGGGCCGACGAGTAGCTTTCCGTTTCCGCATCCACGACCAGCACGTCTTCGATGGACGTCCCCTGGGGAGCCAAGGGCTCGATATCGACATAAGTCGCCTCGTAGCTCGCCATGCCGTACCAATAGGGAAGGATGTCATGGAGACGCTCGAACGCGAACACTTTCGTTCCGTCCGATCCTTTGACTCCGTCCAGCCTCAATCCGTAGAGCCCCGGATCGCCGGCCAAAATCGTGACCGCGTAGGCGTTCTTTAATTCCCCGGTTACCGGATTGTAAACTTCGATCTCCAAAACGTTCCAGCCTTCGTTCAATTCGATGCCGTCGAACGAGCCGTCCATGCCTTCCGCTTCCGCGCCGTTGACCTTGAGCTTGACACTGCCCATCGCCGCGCTCGCGCGAACCATAAGCGGATAGGAGGTGTCGGGCACGGTGCCGGTATACGTACCGTTGCCCGAAGGGTAAAGATCGACGCGCAACTCGCTGGCAAGCCTGACCTCCAAGTGGGACAGTCCGAAATCGTTCCCGACATAAACGGTCAAGTAAAGCGTTACGTATTTTACGATATTTTCGCCTTCGTCCACGATTCCGTATTCGACTCTGGCGTCGTTCGGTCCTTCGTGCCAAGTCGGCACCGAGATCGGTCCGGGAGTCGTTTCGAGATCGATCGCTTGATCGAACATGTACAATACGGGATCGACCACGTTTTCCTCGAATTCGAAGCCGACCTCGAATGTTCCGGGAGCCGTCTCGTAATATAGGGCGTAATCTTGATAAAGGGATTCGGGATATCCGGGCTCGCCCGGATAAACCGTTTCGTCCGTTAACGTCCAAGCGGTTTCTTGTCCATTGGCTTTCGTCACCCAACCCGTGACGCCGACCGGGTTCGGAGGCGGTTCGCGATTTACCGTGACGGTATACGTTCGGGTCGTTTCCCCGTCGGCGGCGATGACCGTGATTTCAATGACGTTGGCGCCGGCGTTTAAAATGACCGTGGTGCCCGAAACGCCATTCACGGTGCCATTCAATAGCAGTTGGGCCGAAGCCCCCGGATCGTTGGCCGCGAAATCCACCGTCAGGGTTGACGTGCCCGCCGGCACGGTCACGATATAATTCGTCGTGCCCGGATCGAATGCGGGATTAAGTTCTCCCGCCGACAGGCCCAGGGTGGCGAGGCTCGCATCCGTCGACGGCGGCTCCGACGAAACCGCGATCGTTCCCGCCGCCGATACCGGGGGCGCCGATCCGTCGTCAACGGTATACGTAAACGAGTCCGTGCCGGAGAAGCCCGCATTCGGCGTGTACTTATACGTGCGGCCTTCATACGGCTCAAGCGTGCCGTTCGCCGGGCCCGCGATTTCGTAGTCCAGCTCGTCTCCGTCCGCGTCGTCGCCCAGCAGCTCCACCAGAGCCCATTCTCCGGCAGTCGTCGACGCTTCCACCGCTTGCGCGGTCGGCGCCCGGTTCACTACGATCTCGTACGTCTTCTCGGCCACGCCGTTCTCGGCCGCGACCACGACCGATACCGTGTTCCTCGTCCCCGCGGCCAGCGCAACCGAATGGCCGTCCACGCCTTCCTCGGAACCGTTCAGCAGCAGCTTGGCCGTTGCGCCGTGATGGCTCTTCTCGAACTGCAGCGTCAGGCTTTCCGTCCCGGCCGGCACGTTGGCCGCATAATCCGTGACATCGGCATGAAAGACGGGCGACTGCTCTCCGAGCGACAGCGACAACCCGCTCAAGTTCGCGTCTGCGGACGGCACAGGCGAAACGTCCTCGACGACGACCGTGCCCGCGGCCGCTTCCGATTCGGCCAGCCCGTCGCTGACCGTATACGTAAACGAATCCGTGCCGGAGAAGCCCTCGTTGGGCACGTACTTATAGGCGCTTCCTTCATACGGCTCAAGCGTGCCGTTCGCCGGACCCGCGATCTCGTAGCTCAGCTCGTCTCCGTCCGCGTCGTCGCCCAACAGTTCCACCAGAACCCATTCTCCGGCAGTCGTCGACGCTTTCACCGCTTGCGCGGTCGGCGCCCGGTTCACTACGATCTCGTACGTCTTCTGGGCCAAGCCGTTTTCGGCCGTGACGACGACCGATACCGTGTTTCTCGTCCCCGCGGCCAGCGAAACCGAATGGCCGTTTACGCCTTCCTCGGAACCGTTAAGCAACAGCTTGGCCGAAGCTCCGCCATCATTGGCTTCATACCCGATCGTCAAGCTCTCGGTTCCGGCCGTCACGATCGCCGTGTAGCCCGTCGTTTCCGGGGCAAATGCCGGAGCCAACTGCTGCCCTTCGATCGCCAGCGACTTCAGCGTCGCGTCGTCGGACGGCGTTTCCCCGTTCGGCAGCGCCCGGTTCGCGTACAAGGTGTATGTCTTCGAAACGCCGCCGATCGTCGCCGTCAGCTTGATTTCGTTGCTGCCGGGGCTCAGCGGGATCCTATATTTCCAGGCAATCTGGCCCGGAACCACGGTCAGCGCCGCCATCATTACCGGCTCCGGCATGATTTCGTTCCCGTTTGCCGCAACCGCGAGCGCGGGCCCGTCGCTCGGAACGCTGAGCGTCAGCCGCTCCTCTTCTTCCGGAACGTCGAACTGCTGCACCGGATTCGGAGACGTAAAATCGATATTGAGCGACGAACCCGAACCGAACGAAAAGCTTACCGAGTTCAGCAGCTCCCGCGTTACCTTCACCGTATAGGTTTTCTTCGACGAACCGTCGGCGGCCGTCACTTCCACGTCGATCGCGTTTTCGCCGTACTTCAGTTCGACGGTTTGGCTGCCGCTCGCGAGCGTTTGGCCGTTCACCTTAACGGCCGCTCCGGCATCTTCGGCCGTCGGCGTCACCGTAAGCGACGAGACTGCGTTTCCGACGACCGCCGAATAGTCGGTATGGTCTTTTGCGAAAGCAGGCGCCAGCGTTCCCGCGGACAGCGCCAGCCCGCTCAAGTTTGCGTTCGCGGACGGCGGAACGATAACCGGGGAAGTCGTCGTTCGGCCGTTTCTTTCTGCAAGGTAGGCGGCGCGCTGCTCCGGCGTCAGGGTGGCCAAGTATTTGGCTTCGCTTGCCGCCTTCATCTGATCCAGGGCCTGCTGGTTTTGCGTTTGCTGGTTAGCCAGACGCTGCTGAAGAGTTTGCAACATATTTCCGGGCAAGGCGTCCAACCTGTCCTGCTCTTGCTTTTTCCGGGCCAGGGCTTGCCGGGCGGCTTCTTCCATCAACTCCATCATTCGGTCGATTTTGTCCTGATCGTCCTCGTCCAGGATCAATTTGGTATTTTCCAGATCGATCTCTTGGCCGGTCTGGTCCTTGACTTTTTTGACCGTATCTTCGGCCTGCTGCCGGTTAATGGTCCCCTGACGTAGCGCTTCGCTTATGACGGCGCCGAATACGTTTTGCAAATTCCTTGCAAATCGCTCCAGATCCTCCTGGGTGCCGGTCAGCGATTCCGGGTACCCCTCGTTCTCGAACTGGTTTAAATATTCGATATTTTCCTGGGTGATCTGCACCCCGTTTTCCAAAATCGCCTGGATGATCTTGGGGGAAGCCTGCGAAATAAATTGCTGCACGTCAAGCAACGTGATGGCGTCGGGCAGCTCCTCTCGCTGCATTCCCGGCAGCAGCGTCCCCATGTAACCCGGGTAGATCAACTGGGTCGGGGAAGGATTCGGAAGCCGTGTTTGCACGATGCCGGCCAACACGACGACGCGGGTCGTGCCCGAAACGGGATCGACCGCGACGCCCAAATGCGTGCCGCGAACGCCCATGATCGCCGTCGGCGTCTCCAGCTCGAATTCGTCGTCCCCGCCCGCGATCGACTTGACGTCCACCCAGGCCGAGCCCTTCAGCATGCTGATTTTCGTGCGCGTTCCCTTTTTGTCCGATAACTTGGAAAACGTAAGCGTCGTCCCGGCGTCCACCGTCATCAGATCGTCCTCGGACGTGCCGTTGGCGAACTGGAGAACAGCCGAACTGTCGGCGCCGACGGTCAGAATGTCCCCTTCGTTCAGGCTCATTTTCGTATACGCTTTAAACGTCTTCGAGCCGCCGGACTTTTTGACCGTAACGTCTCCCTCGTATTCCTTCACGATCGCCACCCGGCTGGAGGCGGCACCCGCATCGTCTGCCAAAACGCCCAGCAAGGGCAAAGCAATCAGCAGCGCGGCGATAAAATGCATCAGGCCTTTGCGAATCACTGAGCGGCACCTCCTTCGAACGATTTATGCCGAATGACGACCGTCCTGGCCGTGCCGTCCCATTGAATATCCAAATCCGCTTCCGCCGCGAAAAACCGCACAGGCACGAACATCCGGCCGTCCTTGAAGACGGGAGCGCCGTTCAATTCGAGCGAGAGGGCGAGTCCGTCCGCCGTTTTCGATACGGTTTTTTCGCCCAGCTTGATTTCGTACGTCGTCGATTCCTTGCTTAGCTTGCCCGTCTTCGATTGGCCGTCGTAGCCGACCTCGTAGCCGAGCGCCTCGCCGACGCTCCGCAGCGGCAGCAGCACCGCGCCGTCCTGAACGTAGGCGGCCGCGTCCGTTCGAACCGGCGAACCGTCCAGAAGCGTCGTCACCGTGCCGTCGGCAGCAGCCGGGCCGGCTCCGCGGTATTTGGCCAGCAGGCGGATTTTGTTGCCGGACTCGTCGGCGATCGCCAGTCTTCCGTCCTTCAAAATCGCCACGTCCGTCGGGCGGTTGAAATGCGCGGCGTACGTGACGCCGTCGTTCGCGCCGAATTCCGCGCCCTCTCCGGCCAGCGTCGCGACGACGCCGTCCTTGAGCAGCCGAATCGCGTGATTGAGGCTGTCGGCGATGACCAGCGTGCCGTCCGGGGCTACGGCCAAGCCCT
Coding sequences within it:
- a CDS encoding NADH-quinone oxidoreductase subunit A; translation: MEHYANQYVIVAVFLIVGIAFPIVVLQLGKRLRPAKPTTEKEIAYESGNDPVGESQIRFNVRYYLYALMFVIFDVETVFLYPWAVAYKKLGLFALVEMAIFAGLLLIGLVYAWRKKVLQWNSI
- a CDS encoding MarR family winged helix-turn-helix transcriptional regulator translates to MSTTTALLFDENIVLDAHAANAAPSCYNDYMNKSELNEEEIQLWYKWKGSFHSIFGRVIKEMSDRTGLSEGDYGVLDRLDLLGDGSLRQQELAESMDWDKSRLSHHLTRMEKRRLVMRKPLDTDRGVQVIITPTGKSALNDARPIVSMAIRKHFLDQLTDQDVESITKLAERTKKGSSASYTDPTP
- a CDS encoding cadherin-like beta sandwich domain-containing protein, giving the protein MIRKGLMHFIAALLIALPLLGVLADDAGAASSRVAIVKEYEGDVTVKKSGGSKTFKAYTKMSLNEGDILTVGADSSAVLQFANGTSEDDLMTVDAGTTLTFSKLSDKKGTRTKISMLKGSAWVDVKSIAGGDDEFELETPTAIMGVRGTHLGVAVDPVSGTTRVVVLAGIVQTRLPNPSPTQLIYPGYMGTLLPGMQREELPDAITLLDVQQFISQASPKIIQAILENGVQITQENIEYLNQFENEGYPESLTGTQEDLERFARNLQNVFGAVISEALRQGTINRQQAEDTVKKVKDQTGQEIDLENTKLILDEDDQDKIDRMMELMEEAARQALARKKQEQDRLDALPGNMLQTLQQRLANQQTQNQQALDQMKAASEAKYLATLTPEQRAAYLAERNGRTTTSPVIVPPSANANLSGLALSAGTLAPAFAKDHTDYSAVVGNAVSSLTVTPTAEDAGAAVKVNGQTLASGSQTVELKYGENAIDVEVTAADGSSKKTYTVKVTRELLNSVSFSFGSGSSLNIDFTSPNPVQQFDVPEEEERLTLSVPSDGPALAVAANGNEIMPEPVMMAALTVVPGQIAWKYRIPLSPGSNEIKLTATIGGVSKTYTLYANRALPNGETPSDDATLKSLAIEGQQLAPAFAPETTGYTAIVTAGTESLTIGYEANDGGASAKLLLNGSEEGVNGHSVSLAAGTRNTVSVVVTAENGLAQKTYEIVVNRAPTAQAVKASTTAGEWVLVELLGDDADGDELSYEIAGPANGTLEPYEGSAYKYVPNEGFSGTDSFTYTVSDGLAESEAAAGTVVVEDVSPVPSADANLSGLSLSLGEQSPVFHADVTDYAANVPAGTESLTLQFEKSHHGATAKLLLNGSEEGVDGHSVALAAGTRNTVSVVVAAENGVAEKTYEIVVNRAPTAQAVEASTTAGEWALVELLGDDADGDELDYEIAGPANGTLEPYEGRTYKYTPNAGFSGTDSFTYTVDDGSAPPVSAAGTIAVSSEPPSTDASLATLGLSAGELNPAFDPGTTNYIVTVPAGTSTLTVDFAANDPGASAQLLLNGTVNGVSGTTVILNAGANVIEITVIAADGETTRTYTVTVNREPPPNPVGVTGWVTKANGQETAWTLTDETVYPGEPGYPESLYQDYALYYETAPGTFEVGFEFEENVVDPVLYMFDQAIDLETTPGPISVPTWHEGPNDARVEYGIVDEGENIVKYVTLYLTVYVGNDFGLSHLEVRLASELRVDLYPSGNGTYTGTVPDTSYPLMVRASAAMGSVKLKVNGAEAEGMDGSFDGIELNEGWNVLEIEVYNPVTGELKNAYAVTILAGDPGLYGLRLDGVKGSDGTKVFAFERLHDILPYWYGMASYEATYVDIEPLAPQGTSIEDVLVVDAETESYSSAPLQNGKYRIPFTEESAFAVVLLKTGDRVLAHAVAIEREAGPLQGLVNWSTEIDGEEAFWTLEDAYPGETFEERYYGMKIESIPDVFTMTFEFDENVANAEIVVSDQTISIASGIPVDLSQWIREGEATQFDVNYDIADGSGGVLKSVYLGLTVYAGYPELSEFSVYLDDDQMTPVDVNPTGANTFSAVVANPEERLLIGAYPTSGDLGVYVNGIQIYPDGPYFADLAEGWNTIEFKLYHPVDGTLANTYELQVWAGASQPEGLGLAAIDGADETGSPIQFVRSEAGALDWNAFVQGAAYADIAPVAEGEGTIAGVLYYDENGDLVQAEPAAGSGAYRVPLVSDFTTAFAAVQANGRLLSHEITLQRAPFLPEVGLMLRYGDEGSFTGTYPYRFGNTYWNNWNEGTETVRMVVNSGGQENYSYTIDGTPMDAFNFAGLVEGDNVYEFRIADGTGREAVYYLHLWRDGTWKENVTIPGLSIKYGVDQAAEASLSTTNEWGQVWMAYPQAGITDAEVSFQLASGSTAELYDGTGNTVIWQGMPDPQTLQVSIPISFNAAESAEGNQLLYHLVLTDSAGNQYMYPITLAFIGGTTS